A region of Streptomyces sp. R44 DNA encodes the following proteins:
- a CDS encoding MFS transporter: MSTGPGADSAPVHKPTLKTRGRGETFSSLRIRNYRLFFTGAIVSNTGTWMARITQDWLVLSLTGSAAAVGITTALQFLPMLLFGLYGGVIADRYPKRRLLLVSQAALGLCGLALAALTLSGSIQVWHVYLIAFLLGMVTVVDNPARQTFVSEMVGPKQLRNAVSLNSANFQSARLIGPAVAGVLIAGVGSGWAFLLNGLFFLGPITGLLLMRPAEFHPVERVPRGKGQLREGLRYVAGRPDLIWPIVLVGFVGTFGFNFPIWLTAFSGDVFHVGAGSYGLLNTLMAAGSLVGALAAARRGSTRLRMLVIAAAVFGVLEIAAALSPAFWVFALLLVPIGMIGLTVNITANSAVQMATDPAMRGRVMSLYMMVFAGGTPIGAPLLGWVTDTYGARVGFATGGVISLAAAVMVGLVLARVGGLKVAMGWHHGHPQVRFVARERLATAA, from the coding sequence TTGAGTACGGGACCCGGAGCAGACTCCGCACCCGTCCATAAACCCACCCTCAAGACCCGTGGGCGGGGGGAAACCTTCTCCTCGCTCCGCATCCGCAACTACCGGCTGTTCTTCACCGGAGCCATCGTCTCCAACACCGGTACCTGGATGGCGCGGATCACCCAGGACTGGCTGGTCCTGAGCCTCACCGGCTCGGCCGCCGCCGTCGGCATCACGACGGCCCTGCAGTTCCTGCCGATGCTGCTCTTCGGGCTGTACGGCGGTGTCATCGCCGACCGCTACCCGAAGCGACGCCTGCTCCTCGTCAGCCAGGCGGCCCTCGGCCTGTGCGGGCTCGCGCTCGCCGCCCTCACCCTCTCCGGCTCCATCCAGGTCTGGCACGTCTACCTGATCGCCTTCCTCCTCGGCATGGTGACGGTCGTCGACAACCCGGCCCGGCAGACCTTCGTCTCCGAGATGGTCGGCCCGAAGCAGCTCCGCAACGCCGTCTCCCTGAACTCCGCGAACTTCCAGTCCGCGCGGCTCATCGGACCCGCCGTCGCCGGTGTCCTCATCGCCGGGGTCGGCAGCGGCTGGGCCTTCCTCCTCAACGGGCTCTTCTTCCTCGGGCCCATCACCGGCCTGCTCCTGATGCGGCCCGCCGAGTTCCACCCGGTGGAGCGCGTCCCGCGCGGCAAGGGGCAGCTACGGGAAGGACTGCGGTACGTGGCGGGCCGGCCGGACCTGATCTGGCCGATCGTGCTGGTCGGCTTCGTCGGGACCTTCGGTTTCAACTTCCCGATCTGGCTCACCGCCTTCTCCGGCGACGTCTTCCACGTCGGCGCCGGTTCGTACGGCCTCCTCAACACCCTGATGGCCGCCGGCTCCCTCGTGGGCGCCCTCGCCGCCGCCCGCCGCGGCTCCACGCGGCTGAGGATGCTGGTGATCGCGGCGGCCGTCTTCGGCGTCCTGGAGATCGCGGCGGCCCTGTCGCCGGCCTTCTGGGTGTTCGCGCTGCTGCTCGTGCCGATCGGCATGATCGGCCTCACGGTGAACATCACCGCGAACTCGGCCGTCCAGATGGCCACCGACCCCGCCATGCGGGGGCGGGTCATGAGCCTCTACATGATGGTCTTCGCCGGCGGTACGCCGATCGGGGCCCCGCTCCTCGGCTGGGTCACCGACACGTACGGCGCGCGCGTCGGCTTCGCCACGGGCGGCGTGATCTCGCTCGCGGCGGCGGTCATGGTGGGCCTGGTGCTCGCCCGGGTCGGCGGACTCAAGGTCGCGATGGGCTGGCACCACGGGCACCCGCAGGTGCGGTTCGTGGCGCGGGAGCGGCTGGCGACGGCCGCCTGA
- a CDS encoding GNAT family N-acetyltransferase has protein sequence MKIRKGGAEDLPAILAILDSAVVWLNDKGITAQWGTESFSGRPKAVEQVERTMSEGDPWIVEIDGVPAGTMTLTPHPGQYIAPADEPEVYVRLLATDARFHGHGVGAALLAHAEAETRRQGVSLLRVDCFAGSEGRLIEYYEGRGFTRTEPFQVGDWPGQVLERRF, from the coding sequence ATGAAGATCAGGAAGGGCGGGGCGGAGGACCTCCCCGCGATACTCGCGATACTCGACAGCGCCGTGGTGTGGCTCAACGACAAGGGGATCACCGCCCAGTGGGGCACGGAGTCCTTCTCCGGGCGGCCGAAGGCGGTGGAGCAGGTCGAGCGGACGATGTCCGAGGGCGATCCGTGGATCGTCGAGATCGACGGCGTACCGGCGGGCACGATGACGCTGACCCCGCACCCCGGCCAGTACATCGCCCCGGCGGACGAGCCCGAGGTGTACGTCCGCCTCCTGGCGACGGACGCCCGCTTCCACGGCCACGGGGTGGGAGCGGCGCTCCTGGCCCACGCGGAGGCGGAGACCCGCCGCCAGGGCGTGTCGCTCCTCCGCGTGGACTGCTTCGCGGGCAGCGAGGGCCGCCTGATCGAGTACTACGAGGGCCGGGGCTTCACCCGCACGGAACCGTTCCAGGTGGGCGACTGGCCGGGCCAGGTGCTGGAACGGCGGTTCTGA
- the thpR gene encoding RNA 2',3'-cyclic phosphodiesterase — MRLFAAVVPPPERLDELGHVVGRLRRLPGADRLRWTARPGWHLTLAFMGEVEEELLPELRVRLERAAHRTPPFSLRLHGGGHFGRRALWTGVAGDLDTLRLLAERSDAAARRAGVAMDEHRRYQAHLTVGRARGDGVALGSFVDELGGFEGARWPVTELALVRSNLPGGGVPGAQPRYETVGAWPLEGREGHSG; from the coding sequence ATGAGGCTCTTCGCCGCCGTCGTGCCCCCGCCGGAGCGGCTCGACGAGCTCGGACACGTGGTCGGCCGGCTCCGTCGGCTGCCCGGGGCGGACCGGCTCCGCTGGACCGCGCGGCCCGGCTGGCACCTCACCCTCGCCTTCATGGGGGAGGTCGAGGAGGAGCTGCTGCCCGAGCTGCGGGTGCGTCTTGAGCGGGCCGCGCACCGGACGCCGCCGTTCTCGCTGCGGCTGCACGGCGGCGGGCATTTCGGGCGGCGGGCGCTGTGGACCGGGGTCGCCGGGGATCTGGACACGCTGCGGCTCCTCGCCGAGCGGTCCGACGCCGCCGCGCGCCGGGCCGGGGTGGCGATGGACGAGCACCGCCGCTACCAGGCGCACCTGACCGTCGGCCGGGCGCGGGGGGACGGGGTGGCGCTCGGTTCGTTCGTGGACGAGCTCGGCGGGTTCGAGGGGGCGCGGTGGCCGGTGACCGAGCTGGCGCTCGTGCGGTCGAACCTGCCGGGGGGCGGGGTGCCGGGCGCGCAGCCCCGGTACGAGACGGTCGGCGCCTGGCCCCTTGAGGGGCGCGAGGGGCACTCGGGTTAA
- a CDS encoding aldo/keto reductase: MEYTQLGRTGLKVSRLVLGTMNFGPQTDEATSHAIMDTALDAGLNFFDTANVYGWAENKGRTESIIGSWFAQGDGRRDRTVLATKVYGNMGPDGEAWPNHDKLSALNIRRAVEASLKRLGTDYIDVYQFHHIDRATPFEEIWQAVDVLIQQGKVLYAGSSNFPGYKIAQANEAAARRGSVGLVSEQCLYNLFERRAEMEVIPAAQEYGLGVIPWSPLHGGLLGGVLKKETEGKRRTEGRAAATLADPAVRAQLQAYEDLLDKHGLQPGETALAWLLTRPGVTGPIVGPRTPDQLAGALRALELELSEEVLAGLDEIFPGPGPSPEAFAW; this comes from the coding sequence ATGGAGTACACGCAGCTCGGACGCACCGGACTCAAGGTCAGCCGACTCGTCCTCGGGACGATGAACTTCGGACCGCAGACGGACGAAGCCACCAGTCACGCCATCATGGACACCGCCCTCGACGCGGGGCTCAACTTCTTCGACACGGCCAATGTGTACGGGTGGGCGGAGAACAAGGGGCGTACGGAGTCGATCATCGGCTCCTGGTTCGCCCAGGGCGACGGACGCCGTGACCGCACGGTCCTCGCCACCAAGGTGTACGGGAACATGGGCCCCGACGGCGAGGCCTGGCCCAACCACGACAAGCTCTCGGCGCTCAACATCCGCCGCGCCGTGGAGGCCAGCCTGAAGCGGCTCGGCACCGACTACATCGACGTCTACCAGTTCCACCACATCGACCGGGCCACGCCCTTCGAGGAGATCTGGCAGGCCGTCGACGTCCTCATCCAGCAGGGCAAGGTGCTCTACGCGGGCTCCTCGAACTTCCCCGGCTACAAGATCGCCCAGGCCAACGAGGCCGCCGCCCGGCGCGGCTCGGTCGGGCTCGTCAGCGAGCAGTGCCTCTACAACCTCTTCGAGCGGCGCGCCGAGATGGAGGTGATCCCGGCCGCGCAGGAGTACGGCCTCGGCGTCATCCCCTGGTCGCCGCTGCACGGCGGTCTGCTCGGCGGCGTCCTGAAGAAGGAGACCGAGGGCAAGCGGCGTACGGAGGGCCGCGCGGCGGCCACCCTGGCCGACCCGGCCGTCCGGGCCCAGCTCCAGGCCTACGAGGACCTGCTCGACAAGCACGGCCTCCAGCCGGGCGAGACGGCCCTCGCCTGGCTGCTGACCCGCCCCGGCGTCACGGGCCCGATCGTCGGCCCCCGCACCCCGGACCAGCTGGCGGGCGCGCTGCGTGCGCTGGAGCTGGAGCTGAGCGAGGAGGTGCTGGCCGGCCTCGACGAGATCTTCCCGGGTCCGGGCCCGTCTCCGGAGGCCTTCGCCTGGTGA
- a CDS encoding MarR family winged helix-turn-helix transcriptional regulator codes for MVDHVAGENVNQVVDKGKGVPVRDTPGYELPLLLFGGFRTLIDRLHARLAEEGHPDMRPAHGFAMQAIGVHGATASDIGRRLGVSKQAAGKTVDRLLAVGYAERADDPADARRKLVRLTPRGYDALARSAAIFDDLRAEWAATLGTDRVRDMEAALRNVVPAETAFRLDATSWLGTP; via the coding sequence ATGGTTGACCATGTCGCTGGAGAAAACGTAAACCAGGTTGTCGATAAGGGCAAGGGGGTACCCGTACGGGACACCCCCGGATACGAGCTGCCCCTGCTCCTCTTCGGCGGCTTCCGCACCCTTATCGACCGGCTCCACGCCCGCCTCGCCGAGGAGGGCCACCCCGACATGCGCCCGGCCCACGGCTTCGCCATGCAGGCCATCGGCGTCCACGGCGCCACCGCCAGCGACATCGGCCGGCGCCTCGGCGTCTCCAAGCAGGCCGCCGGCAAGACCGTCGACCGCCTGCTCGCCGTCGGCTACGCCGAGCGCGCCGACGACCCCGCCGACGCGCGCCGCAAACTGGTCCGGCTCACCCCGCGCGGATACGACGCCCTCGCCCGCTCCGCCGCGATCTTCGACGACCTGCGGGCGGAATGGGCCGCCACCCTCGGCACGGACCGCGTCCGCGACATGGAGGCGGCCCTGCGGAACGTCGTCCCCGCGGAGACGGCGTTCCGCCTGGACGCCACCAGCTGGCTGGGAACCCCTTAG
- a CDS encoding carboxymuconolactone decarboxylase family protein — translation MSARTAAAVALLKESPETLDGFLKLSAVFESTTLDPHSRETVILTVAERNQCHLCVDMHEAKMAALGPAPDAERLAAVRTFTLRVLASSGAVGDEDLADFEKAGYTRRNALEVVLGIGTYTVSTFANRLTRAA, via the coding sequence ATGTCCGCCCGCACCGCCGCCGCCGTCGCCCTCCTCAAGGAGTCCCCGGAGACCCTCGACGGCTTCCTCAAGCTCAGCGCGGTCTTCGAGTCCACCACCCTCGACCCGCACTCCCGCGAGACGGTCATCCTGACCGTCGCCGAACGCAACCAGTGTCACCTCTGCGTCGACATGCACGAAGCGAAGATGGCCGCCCTCGGCCCGGCCCCCGACGCCGAACGCCTCGCCGCCGTAAGGACGTTCACCCTCCGCGTCCTCGCCTCCTCCGGCGCCGTCGGCGACGAGGACCTCGCCGACTTCGAGAAGGCCGGCTACACCCGCCGCAACGCCCTGGAGGTCGTCCTCGGCATCGGTACGTACACGGTGTCGACCTTCGCGAACCGCCTCACGCGGGCCGCCTGA
- a CDS encoding GDSL-type esterase/lipase family protein produces MRFLFVGDSMTIGRAGDWTWRYRMWEHLEATLPGGYEIVGPRSGLYDPAADAPASEAYPDPAFPAAARRHLAGWGEGWLHMAPVIGGTVAATGADVLLISLGLIDLGFYTNSDQTEENVRAFVAAARAANPRVRAVLLPVIPNVRAGYDADFAAECARFNELLAKAVADLDTAASPLLLATVPESYDLRVDTYDGTHPGPSGERKLAAAFADAMHQAWGLGGRYAG; encoded by the coding sequence ATGCGTTTTCTGTTCGTCGGCGACAGCATGACCATCGGACGCGCCGGCGACTGGACCTGGCGTTACCGCATGTGGGAGCACCTGGAGGCGACGCTCCCCGGTGGGTACGAGATCGTCGGCCCGCGCTCCGGTCTGTACGACCCCGCCGCCGACGCCCCGGCCTCGGAGGCGTACCCCGATCCGGCGTTCCCCGCCGCCGCCCGGCGTCATCTGGCCGGGTGGGGCGAGGGCTGGCTGCACATGGCGCCGGTGATCGGCGGGACGGTCGCGGCGACGGGGGCGGACGTCCTGCTGATCTCGCTGGGTCTGATCGACCTGGGTTTCTACACGAACAGCGACCAGACGGAGGAGAACGTCCGGGCGTTCGTGGCGGCGGCCCGGGCCGCGAACCCCCGCGTCCGGGCGGTCCTCCTGCCGGTCATCCCGAACGTCCGCGCCGGGTACGACGCCGACTTCGCCGCGGAGTGCGCCCGCTTCAACGAGCTCCTCGCGAAGGCGGTCGCCGACCTGGACACGGCGGCCTCGCCGCTGCTCCTGGCGACGGTTCCGGAGTCGTACGACCTCCGGGTGGACACGTACGACGGGACGCACCCCGGCCCGAGCGGCGAGCGCAAGCTGGCCGCCGCGTTCGCCGACGCGATGCACCAGGCGTGGGGCCTGGGCGGCCGGTACGCCGGCTGA
- a CDS encoding alpha/beta fold hydrolase — MPTFPAPDGTLLAYHASGSGAPLICLPGGPMQDSVYLGDLGGIAAHRTLIRLDLRGTGASEAPEDPDSYRCDRLVEDVEALRVHLGLDSVDLLGHSAGANLAALYVTRYPERVARLVLLTPGTAAVGLETSGEERLAAARQAWREEEPWFGPAYAALEELAAGRGSAETFQAVAPFFHGTWDEAARERHADGHRRRNGEAAGVYASEGAFEPAATRAVFAEFDRPVLVVAGEGDANTPVPTATAYAELFPKAELAVLAGAGHFPWHDDAAGLVAAVDGFLAA, encoded by the coding sequence ATGCCTACTTTCCCCGCTCCCGACGGCACCCTCCTCGCGTACCACGCGTCCGGTTCCGGCGCCCCGCTCATCTGTCTGCCCGGCGGTCCCATGCAGGACTCGGTCTACCTCGGGGACCTGGGCGGGATCGCCGCCCACCGGACGCTGATCCGTCTGGACCTGCGGGGCACGGGCGCGTCGGAGGCACCGGAGGACCCGGACTCGTACCGCTGCGACCGGCTCGTCGAGGACGTGGAGGCGCTGCGGGTGCACCTCGGGCTCGACTCGGTCGACCTGCTCGGGCACTCGGCGGGCGCGAACCTGGCCGCGCTGTACGTGACCCGGTATCCGGAGCGGGTGGCGCGGCTGGTCCTCCTGACGCCGGGCACGGCGGCGGTCGGTCTGGAGACGTCCGGGGAGGAGCGGCTCGCGGCGGCGCGGCAGGCGTGGCGCGAGGAGGAGCCGTGGTTCGGCCCGGCGTACGCGGCGCTGGAGGAGCTCGCGGCGGGGCGTGGTTCGGCGGAGACGTTCCAGGCGGTGGCGCCGTTCTTCCACGGGACCTGGGACGAGGCGGCGCGGGAGCGGCACGCCGACGGTCACCGGCGGCGGAACGGGGAGGCCGCGGGGGTCTACGCGAGCGAGGGTGCCTTCGAACCGGCGGCCACGCGCGCGGTGTTCGCGGAGTTCGACCGTCCGGTGCTCGTCGTGGCCGGGGAGGGCGACGCCAACACCCCCGTGCCGACGGCCACCGCGTACGCGGAGCTGTTCCCGAAGGCGGAGCTCGCGGTCCTGGCGGGGGCGGGGCACTTCCCGTGGCACGACGACGCGGCGGGGCTCGTGGCGGCGGTCGACGGCTTCCTGGCCGCCTGA
- a CDS encoding WD40 repeat domain-containing protein, with the protein MRSALCALGAAAALALLPAGHARAEGQEPDRDFTIEDSRITESSGLAASRAHPGIYWTHNDQDAPLIYGIDSRTGKTVATLTMAGVGTPRDMEAIAVGPDGALYVGDIGDNLDGSWDHVWIYRFPEPKQLKDQTVRAQQYVVKYADGARNAEALMVHPKTGRVYIASKNEDGGGLYAGPEHLSASGTNVFRRVGDVPWVTDGAFSPDGDRLVLRGYFSAKEYAWKDGRLADEGTAVGAPFQGQAESVTYTTDGSAFMFGSEGRNSRVVRVDRTSGGPSAKPKPTEASGGTPKSPAAADKNDPGSGSATTGFLVLAGATVLVVGVKRLLRKQ; encoded by the coding sequence ATGCGATCTGCTCTCTGCGCCCTCGGCGCGGCCGCTGCCCTGGCGCTGCTCCCGGCCGGCCATGCCCGTGCCGAAGGGCAGGAACCCGACCGGGACTTCACGATCGAGGACTCCCGGATCACCGAGTCCAGCGGCCTCGCCGCGAGCCGGGCCCACCCCGGGATCTACTGGACGCACAACGACCAGGACGCGCCCCTGATCTACGGCATCGACTCCCGTACGGGAAAGACCGTCGCCACCCTGACCATGGCCGGCGTCGGCACCCCCCGCGACATGGAGGCGATCGCCGTCGGCCCGGACGGCGCCCTCTACGTCGGCGACATCGGCGACAACCTCGACGGCTCGTGGGACCACGTCTGGATCTACCGCTTCCCCGAGCCGAAGCAGCTGAAGGACCAGACCGTCCGCGCGCAGCAGTACGTCGTGAAGTACGCCGACGGGGCCCGCAACGCCGAAGCCCTGATGGTCCATCCGAAGACCGGCCGGGTGTACATCGCGAGCAAGAACGAGGACGGCGGCGGCCTGTACGCCGGCCCCGAACACCTCTCCGCCTCCGGCACCAACGTCTTCCGACGCGTCGGGGACGTCCCCTGGGTGACGGACGGCGCCTTCTCCCCGGACGGCGACCGGCTCGTCCTGCGCGGCTACTTCAGCGCCAAGGAGTACGCGTGGAAGGACGGCCGCCTCGCCGACGAGGGCACGGCGGTCGGGGCCCCCTTCCAGGGCCAGGCGGAATCGGTGACGTACACGACCGACGGCTCGGCCTTCATGTTCGGCTCGGAGGGCAGGAACAGCCGCGTGGTGCGGGTGGACCGCACCTCCGGAGGGCCTTCGGCGAAGCCCAAGCCGACGGAGGCATCGGGCGGCACACCGAAGTCCCCGGCAGCGGCCGACAAGAACGACCCGGGGAGCGGGAGCGCCACCACCGGCTTCCTCGTCCTGGCGGGAGCCACCGTCCTCGTCGTCGGCGTCAAGCGGCTGCTCCGCAAGCAATAA
- the serC gene encoding phosphoserine transaminase, whose protein sequence is MAEIQIPADIKPADGRFGAGPSKVRTEALDALAATGTSLLGTSHRQAPVKNLVGEVRAGISDLFSLPEGYEVILGNGGSTAFWDVATHGLIENKSQHLTFGEFSSKFAKAAKLAPWLAEPTVISSDPGTHPEPVAEAGVDVYAYTHNETSTGVAAPLKRVAGADEGALVLVDATSGAGGLPVDITETDVYYFAPQKSFAAEGGLWLAAFSPAALERAQRIHASGRHIPEFFSLPTAIDNSLKNQTYNTPALSTLFLLNEQLKWINGQGGLDWAVARTKESSQALYGWAEESKYATPFVTDPAKRSQVIGTIDFADEVDAAAVAKVLRANGIVDTEPYRKLGRNQLRIAMFPAIDPADVRALTACIDYVIEKL, encoded by the coding sequence GTGGCTGAGATCCAGATTCCCGCTGACATCAAGCCCGCCGACGGCCGTTTCGGCGCGGGCCCCTCCAAGGTGCGTACGGAGGCGCTGGACGCCCTGGCCGCCACCGGCACCTCCCTCCTCGGCACGTCCCACCGCCAGGCTCCGGTCAAGAACCTGGTCGGCGAGGTACGTGCCGGCATCTCCGACCTCTTCTCGCTGCCCGAGGGCTACGAGGTGATCCTGGGCAACGGCGGCTCCACCGCCTTCTGGGACGTCGCGACGCACGGTCTCATCGAGAACAAGTCGCAGCACCTCACCTTCGGCGAGTTCTCCTCCAAGTTCGCGAAGGCCGCCAAGCTGGCTCCCTGGCTTGCCGAGCCGACCGTGATCTCCTCCGACCCGGGCACCCACCCGGAGCCGGTGGCCGAGGCGGGCGTGGACGTCTACGCGTACACGCACAACGAGACCTCCACCGGTGTCGCCGCCCCGCTGAAGCGGGTCGCGGGCGCCGACGAGGGCGCGCTCGTCCTGGTCGACGCGACCTCCGGCGCGGGCGGTCTCCCGGTCGACATCACCGAGACGGACGTCTACTACTTCGCCCCGCAGAAGTCCTTCGCCGCCGAGGGCGGTCTGTGGCTCGCGGCCTTCTCCCCGGCCGCTCTGGAGCGGGCGCAGCGGATCCACGCGTCCGGCCGCCACATCCCGGAGTTCTTCTCGCTCCCGACGGCGATCGACAACTCGCTGAAGAACCAGACGTACAACACGCCGGCGCTCTCGACCCTCTTCCTGCTCAACGAGCAGCTGAAGTGGATCAACGGCCAGGGCGGTCTGGACTGGGCCGTGGCCCGGACGAAGGAGTCCTCGCAGGCGCTGTACGGCTGGGCGGAGGAGTCGAAGTACGCGACCCCGTTCGTCACCGACCCGGCGAAGCGCTCGCAGGTCATCGGCACGATCGACTTCGCGGACGAGGTCGACGCGGCGGCGGTCGCGAAGGTGCTGCGCGCCAACGGGATCGTGGACACCGAGCCGTACCGCAAGCTGGGCCGCAACCAGCTGCGCATCGCGATGTTCCCGGCGATCGACCCGGCGGACGTGCGGGCCCTGACGGCCTGCATCGACTACGTCATCGAGAAGCTCTGA